AGGATGAATGAAAGCAAATGAGTAATGACTGGATAGGAGGGATTGATAAAAGCATATGAGTAATGACTGGGTTGGAGGAATGGATGAAAGGAGATGAGTAATGACTGGGTTGGAGGTATGGATGAAAGGAGATGAATAGTGACTGGTTTGGAAGGGACGGCGAAAGGTGATGAGTAGTGACTGGTTTGGAGGGGAGGGTGAAAGGTGATGAGTAGTGACTGGTTTGGAGGGGAGGGTGAAAGGAGATGAGTAGTGGCTGGTTTTGAGGGGATGTTGAAAGGTGATGAGTAGTGAGTGGTTTGGAGGGGAGAGTGAAAGGAGATGGGTAGTGACTGGTTTTGAGGGGAGAGTGAAAGAAGATGAGTAGTGGCTGGTTTTGAGGGGATGTTGAAAGGTGATGAGTAGTGACTGGTTTTTAGGGGAGAGTGAAAGGAGATGAGTAGTGGCTGGTTTTGAGGGGATGTTGAAAGGTGATGAGTAGTGAGTGGTTTGGAGGGGAGAGTGAAAGGTGATGAGTAGTGACTGGTTTGAAGTGACTGGTTTGTAGGAGAGGGTGAAAGGAGATGAGTAGTGACTGGTTTGGAGTGGATGATGAAATGAGATGAGTAGTGACTGGTTTGTAGGGGCGGGTGAAAAGAGATGAGTAGTGACTGGTTTATAGGGTAGGGTGAAAGGTGATGAGTAATGACTGGTTTGTAGTGGAGGGTGAAGGGAGATG
This genomic stretch from Mya arenaria isolate MELC-2E11 chromosome 10, ASM2691426v1 harbors:
- the LOC128204874 gene encoding uncharacterized protein LOC128204874 translates to MRIQPKCQRGEIFDPSESINVDGMKPLYRQDGYYAPFEPFFVSILEECPYVEINVEQHSLQENHYSSPFTLHYKPVITHHLSPYPINQSLLISFHPPLQTSHYSSHFIIHSKPVTTHLLSPSPTNQSLQTSHYSSPFTLPSKPLTTHHLSTSPQNQPLLISFHSPLKTSHYSSPFNIPSKPATTHLLSLSPQNQSLPISFHSPLQTTHYSSPFNIPSKPATTHLLSPSPPNQSLLITFHPPLQTSHYSSPFAVPSKPVTIHLLSSIPPTQSLLISFHPFLQPSHYSYAFINPSYPVITHLLSFILPTQSFLICFYPPLQTSHYPSAFTLPSN